One window of the Stieleria sp. JC731 genome contains the following:
- a CDS encoding FKBP-type peptidyl-prolyl cis-trans isomerase — MKPPRSLKITDHEIGSGRPCVPGDLAVCSCVCTRHKGDVLFASVPDSPYPIRVGGRDCYTGIEYGLLGMRIGGRRTVVAPPNLIYDERKTYPDLPANALLVYELQLIDLPEKWDPEMERRLAARAES; from the coding sequence ATGAAGCCACCGCGTAGCCTCAAAATCACCGACCATGAAATTGGCTCCGGCCGACCATGCGTGCCGGGCGACCTTGCTGTCTGTAGTTGCGTTTGCACTCGACACAAAGGCGATGTACTGTTTGCCTCCGTCCCGGACTCCCCGTATCCAATTCGCGTCGGTGGGCGTGACTGCTATACCGGAATCGAATACGGGTTGCTGGGCATGCGAATTGGCGGTCGTCGGACTGTCGTCGCACCACCTAACCTGATTTATGATGAACGGAAGACCTATCCAGACCTTCCGGCCAACGCATTGTTGGTTTACGAATTACAATTGATCGACCTCCCGGAGAAATGGGACCCTGAAATGGAACGTCGCTTGGCGGCGCGT